The Pseudomonas entomophila genome segment GATGACCGAGGCCGAGCCGTCGATGACGGTATGCGAGGCGAAGAACTGCGAGAAGCGATTGGTGGAGAAGCCATGGCCGACGCCCAGTTCGAGGATCGAGTCCTGCGGCTGGCACAGCTGCATGATCCGCTGGGGGTACCAGTTAAGGATGATGTCGTTGTCGAAGGCGTAGCCGAAGCGATCGCTGTAGGCGCCGATGTAGCTATCAAGCGTGTTGGTCATGGTGGGCTCGCAGGTCGGTTTCGGCGCGCTCTGGCGCGGTGGATGCAGAGGCGGACGGGAGCACGTGCTTCATGAAGCGCGGGGCTTCACGGCCGCAGTTGAACAGCAGGTCGAGGATGCTCACACCATGGGCGAATGCGCCCCACAGCTGTGGATACTCGGGGTAGCCGCGGTAGTCGAACCAGGTGACGGCGATGCCTTCGGCGTCGAACTGGCGTTCATCGAGGTAGTCACGCGCGGCAGGGCCCGACAGGTATTCGCTGGCGCCGGCCTGCCGGCACAGGTCGACCAGGCGCTCGGTCTTGCCTTCGCCGAGCTGGTAGTCCCAGGAGCGGCTGATGCGGGTGGTGATGCCAAGATAGTCGCAGACCGCTTGCAGCAAGGCATGGTTGAGCGCGCTGAGGTTGCCATGCGCCTGCTCCAGGTACAGGGGCTTGAGCCAGCGGGCGATTTCGGCGAAGCAGGGGGCCTTGGCGTAGTTGGCTTCCAGGGACTTCCAGTGCTTGACCTGCCAGCGGCTGTCGCGCAGCTCGACATCGCGGATACGCCGGTCGATGTCCTGGCCGGCGGGCACCGTCAGCCACTCGACACCCTTGGGCGTCTTGATCTGGTTGCGGTTGCGCCAGTCGTTCTTGGTGTACTGCATGTCGTCGTAGAGGATGAACTCGTCCACGGCGGCGATCAGGTCGAAATAGCCCTTCCAGGGGATGTAGTTCGACTGCAGGATGGCGACCCGCTTCATGGGCGCACTCCCATGCTGGCGCGACGTAGTTCTGACGCGAGCGGCAGCTTTGGCCTGGAATCGGCGTCAAGGCGCCGGGGAATAGCCAGCTGATCGTCGGGCATGTCGGGTTGGTTCCTGTTGGCCTGGGGGCGATGCGGAGCGCTCTGCGCCGTGGTTTTGCTGGGCGATACCGGTGTCTGGTCGCCTGGCGGGCCGGATCGTCCCTCTTGCTTCCGGGCAGCGGTAATGGCGATATAAGCAAAAAAGAGGCCGAGGTTCACACCATGCCGTTGCACACCCTGCTCCACCGCTCCAGCCAGTCCCGTCCCGTGGTTTCCGAAGCGCAGGCCCAGCAGGCTGTGCAGGC includes the following:
- a CDS encoding WbqC family protein, encoding MKRVAILQSNYIPWKGYFDLIAAVDEFILYDDMQYTKNDWRNRNQIKTPKGVEWLTVPAGQDIDRRIRDVELRDSRWQVKHWKSLEANYAKAPCFAEIARWLKPLYLEQAHGNLSALNHALLQAVCDYLGITTRISRSWDYQLGEGKTERLVDLCRQAGASEYLSGPAARDYLDERQFDAEGIAVTWFDYRGYPEYPQLWGAFAHGVSILDLLFNCGREAPRFMKHVLPSASASTAPERAETDLRAHHDQHA